A stretch of DNA from Paenibacillus albus:
AAAGAGACGTTCACTTTCTGCTGCACAACGAGTTCATCTTCGCTAAATTGATAATCTGCCTTTACCGAGAACGGCGTCTCAATATACCGAGCCGTAATCGTGAGCTTGTCCGGTTCGCTCCAAGTAAAGCTCGACATCATGCGCAGGTTCTGCCCACGCTGGAACGGAGCGCCCTGCGGCATAATGCCGCGGCCTTCCGCCCACTCGCCGCGAGCGCAGCGGAGGACGAACTCGCCTTCACTGCTCTCGATCGTGACTAACGCTGCATCCGCTTCGAACTGAATTGTAAGTGCGGTCAATTGCAGTGAATTCTCTTCCAGCACGTATCTTCGGCCATTCACCTTCGACTCCGTAGAAGCTTCTTCGGCTATTATGCGTGGAGGCTCGAGCGTAAGCCTTGCAAGCTTGGAATTCAAAGCCGCTGCGTCTTCTGCCGTCGAAGCTGCAGCCGAGGTCTCATCGTTGAGCGCTGGCAGCAAATGCGTCCAAATCCCGTTCAGCACACCTTGCATGTCGTTCGTTCCGCTCGTCAGCGCAATGACCGTATCTTTCTCAGGAAGGACAATGCAGAACTGTCCAAAAGCACCGTCGCCTCGATAAGCACCATGACGGCAACGCCAGAACTGGTAACCATAGCCCTGAGCCCAATCGTTCGCTTCATCGTCGCCATTATTAATTTGCTTGGAGGTTGCTTCATTCACCCATGCTTCCGTGAGCACCCGTTTGTCATCCCAGACACCACGCTGCAAATACAGCTGACCGAACTTGGCGATCGACTCCGTCGTCAGCGTCATGCCCCAGCCTCCGGTATGGATACCGCGCGGACAGGCTTCCCAAGTCGCTTCGGTAATGCCGAGCGGATCAAGCAGCCGCGGCTGCAAGTAATCGAGAAGCTTCTGCCCGCTCACCTTCTGAATGATTGCCGAGAGCATGTATGTAGCCCCGCTGTTATATACAAAATGCGTACCTGGCTCACGTTCCACCGGTGCCTGCACAAAAGCACGGACCCAATCTCCGTCTTCCGCGACAGCGAGATATTGCATCGTATCGACCTCATGCCCGGTACCCATCATAAGCAGATGGCGTATGCGCATCGCGCGGAGGTTCGCAGAAGGCTCCTCCGGCGACTCTTCGGGGAAGAACGAAATGACCGCATCGTCCAGAGAAAGCAGCCCTTCGGCAACGGCGAGACCGATGGCGGTTGACGTGAAGCTTTTGCTAAGAGAGAACATCATATGCGACAGCTGCGGCTCGTATGGCGCCCACCAGCCTTCCGCAGCCACTTGACCGTGGCGTACAATCATCATGCTGTGCAGCTCGAGATTCGATTCGCGCCAAGCATCAAGCAAATTCGAGATCGCTTGGGATGGAATACCGACCGACTCCGGGGTTGTTCGCGGCAAACGTAATTCCGTACGTGTGATGAGAATCGCCTCCAATGATTTTGATTAAACAATCGTTACTCATAAGATGACTGATAACTCTATTCTAGCACTCATCTGGAAGTAGGTTCCATGTGTTTTCTTTACTTAAACGTGTACATCTGGGGCATACTGATATGTTAAGCAGAGCGGAGGGCAAGCCACAAGATGAAAGACGATATTATTTCTTGGATCATTGGCATTGGGATGTTGTTAGCTGGCCATATCATTATTCGTTGGTATTGGCAAGACATCGCTGCACATACGCGGCAGTACAAAAAGGAGAAGCAGGGCGGACAGCTGCGATGGTGGTGGCTCGATGCGGGTTTAATCCTCTGGGATGTGTTCTTGGGCGGCTTTCGCCCGAGCTTGGTCATCGCGCTCATCCTGCTGTTGTGCGGTATTGGTATCGTCGTGGTGCAGGTTCGGAAGACGGTGGAGATGCTTATGGGTTATTTCTGAATTCATCCATTGTCTTGATTTCATAGGTTATCTTCATAACTAATTCGCCAGCCAATCATCCGAGCCCACCGGA
This window harbors:
- a CDS encoding serine hydrolase domain-containing protein, which codes for MPRTTPESVGIPSQAISNLLDAWRESNLELHSMMIVRHGQVAAEGWWAPYEPQLSHMMFSLSKSFTSTAIGLAVAEGLLSLDDAVISFFPEESPEEPSANLRAMRIRHLLMMGTGHEVDTMQYLAVAEDGDWVRAFVQAPVEREPGTHFVYNSGATYMLSAIIQKVSGQKLLDYLQPRLLDPLGITEATWEACPRGIHTGGWGMTLTTESIAKFGQLYLQRGVWDDKRVLTEAWVNEATSKQINNGDDEANDWAQGYGYQFWRCRHGAYRGDGAFGQFCIVLPEKDTVIALTSGTNDMQGVLNGIWTHLLPALNDETSAAASTAEDAAALNSKLARLTLEPPRIIAEEASTESKVNGRRYVLEENSLQLTALTIQFEADAALVTIESSEGEFVLRCARGEWAEGRGIMPQGAPFQRGQNLRMMSSFTWSEPDKLTITARYIETPFSVKADYQFSEDELVVQQKVNVSFMPPELPTLRGRS